The segment ATGCGCGCCAAGCTCTCCATGGTGTTTCAAAGCTTCAACCTGTGGGCCCATATGACGCTGCTCGAAAACATCATCGAAGCACCGATTCATGTGCTGAAAAAACCCAAAAAAGAAGCCTTGGAACACGCCCACGCCCTGCTTGACCGCGTCGGCTTAACGGCCCGCGCCGACGCCTACCCGGCTCAGATGTCAGGCGGTCAGCAACAGCGCGGTGCGATTGCTCGCGCACTGGCGATGGACCCAGAAGTGATGCTGTTTGACGAACCTACCTCTGCCCTTGATCCAGAATTGGTCGGCGATGTATTAAAAGTCATGCACGGTCTCGCTGAAGAGGGCCGCACCATGGTGGTAGTGACCCACGAGATGAGTTTTGCCCGTGATGTATCCAGCCAAGTCATCTATCTTCACGAAGGCTTAGTGGAAGAAGCAGGAGCGCCTGCTGACGTACTGGATAATCCGCAATCTCCGCGCCTGCAGCAATTCCTGGCCCCTAAATACTGATCCGCGAGGCTCACCATGATTGATTTACAAGGTTATGGCCCAAGGCTGATTGAGGGGGCCGGCGTCACCATCCAGTTAGCGGTGCTGTCGCTGATTTTATCGATTATTTTGGGGCTACTGACAGCCAGCGCGAAGATGTCGCGCAACTGGTTCGCTCATCGTTTGGCCACGCTTTACACCACACTTATTCGCGGTGTGCCCGACCTCGTGTTGATGATGCTGTTTTTTTTCGGCGGCCAAATTGGCGTCAACATGATCACCGACTGGCTTTACTACTCGTTCGATATCGATATTTTTATCAATATTAATGCCTTCGTAGCGGGCGTTGTCACCATTGGGCTAATCTTCGGGGCCTATATGGGGGAAACCTTTCGTGGCGCTTTTATGGCGGTCGATAATGGGCAAATCGAAGCAGGTAAAGCCTATGGCATGAGCGATGGGCTGGTTTTTCGTCGCGTCCGTTTTCCGCAGATGATGCGCCATGCGTTGCCCGGCCTTTCCAACAACTGGATGGTATTGCTCAAAACCACAGCACTGGTCTCGGTAATCGGGCTTTCTGATATGGTACGTGTTGCCTCAGAAGCCTCTAAAGCGACGCGTGAACCTTTCACATTTATGATTATTGTCGCGCTTATCTATCTGCTCATCGCCAGCGTTTCGGAGTGGATCTTTGCTCGTCTGCAAAAACGCTACAACATTGGCTATGGGGAGGCAGACTAATGAACGCTTTCATGACATGGCTCGAAAATCAGCTTGCCGAGAACAGTATTTTCACGCTGCAAACGCTTTCCTACTATGGCGATGGGCTGACCACCACGGTGCAACTGGTCTTTTTATCCCTGGTCATTGGCTTAATCGCCGCGGTCCCCCTTGCCATTGGGCGCGGTTCAAAACATGCCTGGATTAAGTGGCCTATTTTTGCTTACACCTATGTTTTTCGTGGCACGCCGTTACTCATCCAACTCTACCTGATTTATTACGGCGTGGTGTTTGTGGACGGAATCCAAGAAACCTGGCTATGGGTGATACTTGAAGAACCGTTCGTTCCCGCACTCATTGCATTTACCCTCAACACCGCCGCCTACACGACCGAGATTTTTCGCGGCGCTATCAAGTCCACCTCGAAAGGTGAAATTGAAGCGGCTCGAGCCTATGGCATGTCACCTCAGCAGACCATGCGGCGAATTATTATCCCCAGCGCTTTTCGTCGCGCCCTGCCGGCCTACGGCAACGAAGTCATTTTCATGCTACATGCCAGCGCTATTGCCAGCGTAGTGACGATTATGGATCTGACCGGCGCGGCGCGCTTTGTCTATGCGCGTTTTTATGCACCTTTTGACGCATTCTTGTTTGTGGCAGCGATCTATCTGTGTTTAACCTTCACCATCCTGTATTTCTTTCGTTATCTTGAGAAAAAGCTGCTCGCACATCTACAGCCACAGAACTCCTAGTGTGAAACAAACGTTGGTTTACGCATCATTAAGCACTTTTCGTCAACGCCGAGTTAGGATAAGTTGTTAATGATCATCACAAAGCAACCTGTGACTAGCGTGGTCAACGCCATCATTACGCAGTGCTTGCTTAGATGAACTCTGCTTCCAAGGAGATACATAATGAAAAAACTGCTGTCTGTTTCACTGCTAGGCTTAGCCGTTGCAGCAAGCGCCGCCCAAGCGCAAGAAGACCAAGTACGTATCGGGGTTGATGTTCCTTACGAGCCGATGGAATATCGTACGCCGGATGGCGAGCTGACCGGCTTTGATATCGACCTGGGCAACGCCCTCTGCGAGCGTATCGGCGTTGAATGTGAGTGGGTGGTACAGGGCTGGGACGGCATTATCCCGGGCCTCATGGCACGCAAATACGACGCTATTATGTCCTCCATGACGATCAATGATGACCGTCGCGAGCAAGTGCTGTTCTCTGAACCCTATATCACCCCGCCATCCGCTTGGTTTGCTCCTGAAGGCACCGACCTTGATACAACCAATGAAGAGTCGCTCGCCGGCATGACCATCGGCGTTCAGCGCGGCACTCTGCAGGACAATTACGTAACCGACATGTACGGCGATGTCGCCGACATCAACCGCTACTCTACCGCCGACGACATGGTGTTGGACATGGAATCCAAGCGTTTGGACATCTTGTTCCTCGACTACCCGGTCGGTAAGTCCACGTTACTGGATAGCGAAGAAGGCAACTACGTTGTCGTTGGCGAGATGCTAACTGAACCTAAAGAGTATTTTGGTGATGGCTTTGGTATCGCCTTCCGTCAACGCGACGAAGCACTCGCCGAGCAGTTCAACGAAGCCCTGGCTGAAGTGCGAGAAGACGGCACTTACGACGAGATCTACAGCCGTTACTTCGGTGGGCAAGAGTAAGCATCACAGCAAGCCTTAATGTCCATCACCCCGGCAACCGCCGGGGTGATGCGTTTCTGTCTAACGCTGAAAATTCAGTGAACTAGGTAAAGCTACCTCTGTCTGTGTATCATTGCGCATGTTCAACACGGAGGTTCTATGGCTTACCCGACTAGCCCACCTACAGGCACGCTACCTCGCCCATCTTCCCACTGGACAGGCTGGGGACAGTGGTTGGCGCTGATCACCATGACCGTCGACCACCTCACGCGCTATGTGTTGCCCGGTGATTGGGATTTAAGCTGGGCAGGGTCTTCCATTGGCCGTATCGCTTTTCCGCTGTTTGCCGCCATGGTGGCCTGGCACGGGCTATTTAATACCCGTAACCCGCTGCGCTACTCAAGACGAATTCTAGTTATCGGCTTGGTTGCCCAACTGCCCTATATGATGATGCCGCGCGCATCGGATGCTTTTATCCTCAATGTCTGCTTTACCCTGGCCACTGGTTTAGCCTTAGGTACACTAGTGCGCCAAGGCTGGCAGCACTACCAGCAGCAAACGTTAGGTTTGCCCTGGTTGTTAGTCGGTGCGACGGTAGGCGTTACCGTGTGGTACTTGCTCGGTTTTTGGGTTGAGTATGGTCACAACGGCTTACTACTCATTCCGCTATTAATGTTCGCCCTGCACGCCTTGAGCCAAGCAGAAAACCATTTTCAAGCCCGCCTGTGGGCAGGCTTAGCGGCGTTTCCGGTACTCTGGATTGCCGGGCAGATGAACGCTTCTGATATGGCCAAATCGTTTACCGTAGGCACGTGCGTCGTCGTGCTGATACTTGCTGCCGGCGCCGCGCAGCGAATCCCCCCTGTCAGCTTAGTGATGCCGCGCCGCTTATGGCTAGCATGGTACCCCGGCCACTTTGCGCTAATCGCTTTATGGGTGCTGCTCATCGGCCAATTGGCTTAATCGTTCGGGTCACTGCATTTTATCGCGCATCCAGGGCTGGTAGCGGCACAGCTGCGCCCGCCCTTCTATTTTAGCGCGATACATCGCGATATCTGCCTGTTTAAGCACTTCTTCGTGGTCACAGGCGGCTGAAGTAAAGCAGGTATAACCAATACTCGGCGTTACGACCGTATCGCGACTTGCCAGTCGGTAAGGCTGAGAGAGCGCCTGCTGAACCTTTCGCATATAACGCTCAGCGCGTGCTTCGAGGTCGGGTGCCGAGGACTCATCAAACAACGCCAGCAACACAAATTCATCACCACTCAGGCGTGCGGCTATGTCACCTTCGCTCAGGCAACGTTCCAGTCGCCGAGCCACCTGCACTAACAAATTATCGCCGGTAGCGTGTCCTAAGGTATCGTTAATCAATTTAAACCGATCCATATCCAAAAACATCAGTAAACCGCTCTGACGTCCTTTGTGTTTCTCATCGCAGAGGGTGGCCAAACGCTCGATAAATAGCCGCCGGTTCGGCAAATCGGTGAGAGAGTCATAGAACGCTTGGCGATAGATGATCGATTCAGCGCGCTTACGCTCGGTAAAGTCTTCGATAATGGCCACACCGCCAACCATCTCATTACTGGCACTATGCACGCCGTTAAAAAAGGCTCGCAAAGGGGTGCCTACGCTCGCTTTGGGTAGATAGTAAGTGCCCTCGTAGTAGCCAGTCCCTTTATCGAGCGCTTTGAGTACTGCGTTGGCCACTTCTGGGTCCGCCGAACGGGATAACATCCGATAGCCGAGCAGTTGCGCGCGGTTAACATCCAGTATCTCCAGCAGCTTGCTATTACAATCAGTGACGTACCCCAGCCCATCAAAATGCAGCACCCCCAACGGAGAGTGTTGAAAGATCGAGCGGTAGCGATTTTCGCTCTCTTGTAGCTGTGCTTCACGGGCTGACATACTCACCCGCAAGGCAATGTTATCGTGAATAATTCGGCTTAACCGACGGCTGGTGGTAACAATCAGGCCAAGGAACAGGCTGAGCATGGCGCTAATTAAGATCGCCAGCGATGAGCCTAATAGTAAAAACTGTACTAACAGCGGGAGCAAAATCGGCAGTACGAAACCGAGTGCCACCCACCACACGGCAGAAAGCGTGGTTACTCCACCAGCAGCAATGCCCGCCAGTACAATCGAAAGTGCCGCAACCTGACCATGATGTTCGCCTGTAAATAGAACGATTCCACCGACACCCCATACGCAGCCAGCTGCAATCGACCCGGCGCTAAACCGGTAAAGCCAGCGACGACCCTGCTGTTGCTGTGCCGGTAAGCGGCGGAAATAGTAGGCCAAGGCAAGGCGAGCGAACGAAACAAAGGTCAATACTGCGAGCCAGGTGAGCAGTACCCAGCTTGCGACCACTGGCCACATGGCGGCTACTAATAGCATGCCGGCCAACACGCTGCTCAGCACCGGTTGCCAAAGATTATCGTACAGAAGACGTACTTTTTCGCTATGTAGGCGCTTTACAGTGAGATGGTGGTCGCGATGGAAACCACTGCGCAGCCCAGGGGCAGACCCAGCAGTTGAAGAGTGAGGCATACTGACTATCCGCCTAAAAGTCGCTATTAAGATCAGCATAATTAGCTGATTTTTTGTTGTGGTTCCTTTTTAGCGCATTTAGCCACTTTTAGCGATAAAAGTTGCAGATTGGTCAACCTTGGTACAAAAAAACCGCCTGAGATAAGCAGGCGGCTTAGAGACTACTGTTTGATGGAAAAGCTTAACCGTGGTGGCGGCGCCTCCGGCAGTAACGTACTGCAAGTGTTCACTTTTTCCAACAGTTCGGAATGGTTAGCCGCGAGGATATTGACGTGGGCGAGCTTACGACCTGCGCGCTCTGTTTTGTCGTAGCGATGCAGATGCGTATTAGCAAGCGCTAGAATCGCCGCGTTGTCGCCTTCACGACCAATCACATTAATCATGCAGGTGGGGGCAATCGCCTGGGTATCGCCTAACGGCAAGCCCTGTATCGCACGCAGGTGATTTTCAAATTGGCTGGTCACCGCGCCGTCCATCGTCCAGTGACCAGAGTTATGCACCCGAGGCGCCATTTCGTTGGCCAGTAAGCTGCCATCGCGGGTTTGAAACAGCTCTAGTGCCAGCACGCCCACGTAATCCAGCTCATCCAACAGC is part of the Halomonas alkaliantarctica genome and harbors:
- a CDS encoding ABC transporter permease, with protein sequence MNAFMTWLENQLAENSIFTLQTLSYYGDGLTTTVQLVFLSLVIGLIAAVPLAIGRGSKHAWIKWPIFAYTYVFRGTPLLIQLYLIYYGVVFVDGIQETWLWVILEEPFVPALIAFTLNTAAYTTEIFRGAIKSTSKGEIEAARAYGMSPQQTMRRIIIPSAFRRALPAYGNEVIFMLHASAIASVVTIMDLTGAARFVYARFYAPFDAFLFVAAIYLCLTFTILYFFRYLEKKLLAHLQPQNS
- a CDS encoding TraX family protein translates to MAYPTSPPTGTLPRPSSHWTGWGQWLALITMTVDHLTRYVLPGDWDLSWAGSSIGRIAFPLFAAMVAWHGLFNTRNPLRYSRRILVIGLVAQLPYMMMPRASDAFILNVCFTLATGLALGTLVRQGWQHYQQQTLGLPWLLVGATVGVTVWYLLGFWVEYGHNGLLLIPLLMFALHALSQAENHFQARLWAGLAAFPVLWIAGQMNASDMAKSFTVGTCVVVLILAAGAAQRIPPVSLVMPRRLWLAWYPGHFALIALWVLLIGQLA
- a CDS encoding transporter substrate-binding domain-containing protein, which translates into the protein MKKLLSVSLLGLAVAASAAQAQEDQVRIGVDVPYEPMEYRTPDGELTGFDIDLGNALCERIGVECEWVVQGWDGIIPGLMARKYDAIMSSMTINDDRREQVLFSEPYITPPSAWFAPEGTDLDTTNEESLAGMTIGVQRGTLQDNYVTDMYGDVADINRYSTADDMVLDMESKRLDILFLDYPVGKSTLLDSEEGNYVVVGEMLTEPKEYFGDGFGIAFRQRDEALAEQFNEALAEVREDGTYDEIYSRYFGGQE
- a CDS encoding diguanylate cyclase domain-containing protein produces the protein MPHSSTAGSAPGLRSGFHRDHHLTVKRLHSEKVRLLYDNLWQPVLSSVLAGMLLVAAMWPVVASWVLLTWLAVLTFVSFARLALAYYFRRLPAQQQQGRRWLYRFSAGSIAAGCVWGVGGIVLFTGEHHGQVAALSIVLAGIAAGGVTTLSAVWWVALGFVLPILLPLLVQFLLLGSSLAILISAMLSLFLGLIVTTSRRLSRIIHDNIALRVSMSAREAQLQESENRYRSIFQHSPLGVLHFDGLGYVTDCNSKLLEILDVNRAQLLGYRMLSRSADPEVANAVLKALDKGTGYYEGTYYLPKASVGTPLRAFFNGVHSASNEMVGGVAIIEDFTERKRAESIIYRQAFYDSLTDLPNRRLFIERLATLCDEKHKGRQSGLLMFLDMDRFKLINDTLGHATGDNLLVQVARRLERCLSEGDIAARLSGDEFVLLALFDESSAPDLEARAERYMRKVQQALSQPYRLASRDTVVTPSIGYTCFTSAACDHEEVLKQADIAMYRAKIEGRAQLCRYQPWMRDKMQ
- a CDS encoding ABC transporter ATP-binding protein, which encodes MAATPTPLEVRNIKKRFGDTEVLKGLSLQAQKGDVITLIGASGSGKSTFLRCMNLLEQPDDGDLIVHGEPIRFKTTKHGREPEDWKQVVQMRAKLSMVFQSFNLWAHMTLLENIIEAPIHVLKKPKKEALEHAHALLDRVGLTARADAYPAQMSGGQQQRGAIARALAMDPEVMLFDEPTSALDPELVGDVLKVMHGLAEEGRTMVVVTHEMSFARDVSSQVIYLHEGLVEEAGAPADVLDNPQSPRLQQFLAPKY
- a CDS encoding ABC transporter permease, which gives rise to MIDLQGYGPRLIEGAGVTIQLAVLSLILSIILGLLTASAKMSRNWFAHRLATLYTTLIRGVPDLVLMMLFFFGGQIGVNMITDWLYYSFDIDIFININAFVAGVVTIGLIFGAYMGETFRGAFMAVDNGQIEAGKAYGMSDGLVFRRVRFPQMMRHALPGLSNNWMVLLKTTALVSVIGLSDMVRVASEASKATREPFTFMIIVALIYLLIASVSEWIFARLQKRYNIGYGEAD